GCCAGCCGCCGGTCGCCTTCGTCGATTTTATTCAGAACCATGATCAGGTGGGCAACCGTGCGCAGGGCGAACGTCTGATTTCACTGGCGGGCGCCGATCGCACCAAAGTGCTGCTCGCCACGCTGCTGCTTTCTCCGCACATCCCGCTGATGTTTATGGGCGAAGAGTATGGCGAAACGCAGCCTTTCCTGTTCTTCACCGATTTCCACGGCGATCTGGCCAAAGCGGTGCGCGAAGGCCGTGCCCGCGAATTTGAAGGCCATGCCGGACACGAAGGCGAAACGGTGCCCGATCCTAATGACGAATCGACGTTCATGATGTCGAAACTCGACTGGAACAAACTCGACAGCAACGAAGGCAAAGCCTGGCTGGCGATGACCCGCGAGCTGCTGGCGCTGCGTCAGCAGCATATCGTTCCGTTGCTCGCCACCGCCGGTGGCAACAGCGGCAAGGTGATCAAAACCGGCGATGGCGTTGTTGCCGTAAGCTGGACTTTCCCGGCCGGTACGCTATCGATGGCGCTCAATATTGGTGAAACGGCGCAGCCGCTGCCGGACATGCCGGGCGAGACGATTTTTGCCTTGCCTGCCGCCAGCGATACGTTGCCGCAACACTCCCTTATCGTTCGTCTTGCCGCGAGAAATGCACAATGACCATTCCTACCGCAACGTACCGAATTCAGTTCCGCAACGGCATGACCTTTGACCGTGCCGCGGCGCTGGTGCCCTATATGAAACGGCTGGGCATCAGTCATCTGTATGCTTCACCCATTTTTACCGCCACTCGCGAATCGACGCACGGCTATGACGTAACCGATGCCAACGAAATTGAGCCCGCTATCGGCGGTCGCGAAGGCTTTGACCGCATGGCGAACACGCTGAAAGAGGCGGGCTTAGGCCTGATTCTGGATATCGTACCGAACCACATGGCCGCTTCGCTGGAGAATGCCTGGTGGCGCGACGTGGTAGAGCACGGCGAAAAAAGCCGTTATGCCCACCATTTCGATATCAACTGGTCACGTCCGCTGACGCTGCCGTTCCTCGGCGACACTTTTGAAGTGGCGCTGGAAAATGGCGACATCACCGTCAAAGCCGATCCCGAGACCGGCAAGCCCGCCTTCGCCTATTACGAAACCTGCTATCCGCTGAACCCGGAAACCTGGCAAGGCCGCGAACAGGAGATTCTGGCGCTCACCGACAAAGCGGCGATTGCCGAGCTGCACGAACGCCAGTCATGGCGTCTGATGTCGTGGCGCGATGCGCCAACCGATCTCTCCTACCGCCGTTTCTTTGAAATCACCGGTCTGGTCGGCGTGCGCGTCGAAGACCCGGCGGTATTTGATGATTCACATCGCCTGATCCTTGAGCTGGTGCACAGCGGGGCAGTTGACGGTTTGCGCGTCGATCACGTGGATGGCCTGGCCGATCCCAAAGGTTACCTCGAGCGCTTACGCCAGGAAGCGGGTGACGACTGCTATATCACCGTTGAGAAAATCCTCGGTGAAGGCGAGCATCTACCAGAAGACTGGCCGATCTCAGGCACCACCGGTTATGAGTTCATCGCCTCGCTGGCCAATGCGCTGGTGGATGATGAGAAGCTCACTGCGCTGCGCAAAGCCTATGAAGAGTCACGCGGCAGAACGCTGGATATCACCGCCGAGTTAAGCTCAGCCAAGCTGTTGATGGCGGGCCGCAACTTTGCCGGGGAATTCAATACGCTGTTAACCCTTGCGCTGAGCATCGGTGAAAAACAGGGCGACGCAACGGATGAGAAAGAGATCCGCGCGGCGCTGCGCTCGTTGCTGGTGGCTTTCCCGGTCTATCGCACTTACGGCACCGCCGAAGGCATGCCGCCTGCCGACCTTGAACTGCTGCACAAAATTGTTCGCAAGGTGAAACGCAGCAATAACGCGCCCGATAGCGACGCGCTCGATTTCATTGTCACCATTCTTACCGGTGATGTGAGCGCTGAGTCAGCCAGCGATGCCACCAACTTCCGCACTCGCTTCCAGCAGTTGACCGGACCGTTGATGGCCAAATCGGTGGAAGATACGCTGTTTTTCCGTCAGAACATGGCGCTGGCGTTGAACGAAGTGGGTGCCGAACCGGTACCGCGCGCGTTCCCGCAGGATCTGTTCCACGCCGAAATGAAAACGCGCCTTGAACGTCAGCCGGATGCGCTGTCAGGCACCTCAACCCACGAC
The sequence above is drawn from the Duffyella gerundensis genome and encodes:
- the treY gene encoding malto-oligosyltrehalose synthase produces the protein MTIPTATYRIQFRNGMTFDRAAALVPYMKRLGISHLYASPIFTATRESTHGYDVTDANEIEPAIGGREGFDRMANTLKEAGLGLILDIVPNHMAASLENAWWRDVVEHGEKSRYAHHFDINWSRPLTLPFLGDTFEVALENGDITVKADPETGKPAFAYYETCYPLNPETWQGREQEILALTDKAAIAELHERQSWRLMSWRDAPTDLSYRRFFEITGLVGVRVEDPAVFDDSHRLILELVHSGAVDGLRVDHVDGLADPKGYLERLRQEAGDDCYITVEKILGEGEHLPEDWPISGTTGYEFIASLANALVDDEKLTALRKAYEESRGRTLDITAELSSAKLLMAGRNFAGEFNTLLTLALSIGEKQGDATDEKEIRAALRSLLVAFPVYRTYGTAEGMPPADLELLHKIVRKVKRSNNAPDSDALDFIVTILTGDVSAESASDATNFRTRFQQLTGPLMAKSVEDTLFFRQNMALALNEVGAEPVPRAFPQDLFHAEMKTRLERQPDALSGTSTHDTKRGEDARARLYTLTEAPQQWAKCVERWGQLNQPKVVMLEDGPAPKPATEWMLFQALAGVWPPDLQPDDAEGLQALETRFHDYVEKALREAKDRTDWGDSNDAYETAVLDYARHLLSADNQEFLRDFTQSLQPFIRAGLVNSLTQTVIKLTAPGVPDIYQGSEALNFSLVDPDNRREPDYDELEKMLDAQDVDFNSEAAWMNGQLKQHTIATVLRFRQQQPNLFRKGDYLPLSAVGKFADKILAYARTEGDKTLIVIAPHLVFDMLHGTLARPHIERWLDTDIVLPEHLTDRRYRDLLSGEEMQLADRIDLESVDCCSPLILVSE